In one window of Caballeronia sp. TF1N1 DNA:
- a CDS encoding ligase-associated DNA damage response exonuclease — MPQRLVNSSSDLIVARPEGLFCPPGGFYIDPWRPVERAVITHAHADHARFGHARYLTAEAGLGVLQSRLPGIDVQGLPYGESIDVNGVTVSLHPAGHVLGSAQVRVEHGGRVWVASGDYKVEPDPTCAPFEPVRCDTFITESTFGLPIYRWEPSKAVFDGVDAWWRHNAAEGRASVLFCYSFGKAQHVLAGIDRSIGPIFCHGAVEPLNRAYRDAGVDLPPTRLVSEIAARDKAEFKGALIVAPPSAQGSTWMRRFGDYSDAFASGWMRLRGTRRRKGVDRGFVLSDHADWPGLQLAIGATGAERVIVTHGQIEPMVRWLTEQGLEAGAFTTEYGDDAIEADAADAPAEVSAPAATDASAETAPQ; from the coding sequence ATGCCTCAACGTCTCGTGAACTCCTCTTCCGACCTGATCGTCGCGCGGCCCGAAGGGCTGTTTTGCCCGCCGGGCGGCTTCTATATCGACCCGTGGCGACCGGTCGAACGCGCCGTGATCACACACGCGCATGCGGACCACGCACGCTTCGGACATGCGCGCTATCTCACCGCCGAAGCGGGACTGGGCGTGTTGCAGTCGCGCCTTCCGGGCATCGACGTTCAAGGTCTGCCTTATGGCGAGAGCATCGACGTGAATGGCGTGACCGTCTCGCTGCATCCCGCCGGACATGTGCTCGGCTCGGCGCAAGTGCGCGTGGAGCACGGCGGCCGCGTGTGGGTCGCATCCGGCGACTACAAGGTCGAGCCCGATCCGACTTGCGCGCCCTTCGAGCCCGTGCGCTGCGATACCTTCATCACGGAATCGACCTTCGGCTTGCCGATCTATCGATGGGAACCGTCCAAGGCCGTGTTCGATGGCGTCGATGCATGGTGGCGGCATAACGCCGCCGAAGGCCGCGCTTCCGTGCTCTTCTGCTATTCGTTCGGCAAGGCGCAGCATGTGCTCGCGGGCATCGACAGGAGTATCGGGCCGATCTTCTGTCATGGCGCGGTCGAGCCGCTGAATCGCGCCTATCGCGATGCGGGTGTCGACCTGCCGCCGACGCGCCTCGTCAGTGAAATCGCCGCGCGCGACAAGGCCGAGTTCAAGGGCGCGCTGATCGTCGCGCCACCATCCGCGCAAGGCAGCACGTGGATGCGCCGCTTCGGCGATTACAGCGATGCTTTTGCGTCCGGCTGGATGCGTCTGCGCGGCACGCGGCGGCGCAAGGGCGTGGACCGCGGCTTCGTGTTGTCCGACCATGCGGACTGGCCGGGCCTGCAACTCGCGATAGGCGCGACGGGCGCGGAACGCGTGATCGTAACGCACGGACAGATCGAGCCGATGGTGCGCTGGCTCACCGAGCAAGGTCTCGAAGCAGGCGCGTTCACGACCGAATACGGCGACGACGCCATCGAAGCCGATGCCGCCGATGCGCCCGCCGAAGTCTCTGCGCCAGCCGCGACCGACGCGTCAGCCGAGACGGCGCCGCAATGA
- a CDS encoding 2-hydroxyacid dehydrogenase produces the protein MSSAHPHRLILFSSRQYDADTFCQANESFGVELDFREAHLDAQTAILAQGFTAVCPFVNDLVDAAVLEKLHAGGTRLVALRSAGFNHVDLHAAKRLGIAVTRVPAYSPHAVAEHAAGMILTLNRRLHRAVARTREGDFSLNGLLGFDLYGKTVGVVGTGIIGRTFGKIMAGFGMQVLAYDPGPPATDLLERGARYVALDELLANSDVVSLHCPLLPATYHMIDERALASMKRGAMLINTGRGGLVESNALIGALKSGQLGHLGLDVYEEEGGLFFEDHSDHLLQDDVLARLLTFPNVIITAHQAFFTREALIEIASTTLGNLIAWANGTPRNLVDAPAA, from the coding sequence ATGTCGAGCGCCCATCCCCATCGCCTCATCCTCTTTAGCAGCCGTCAGTACGACGCCGATACGTTTTGTCAGGCTAACGAATCGTTCGGCGTCGAGCTCGATTTTCGCGAAGCTCATCTCGACGCGCAGACGGCCATCCTTGCGCAAGGTTTCACGGCCGTCTGCCCGTTCGTCAACGATCTCGTCGACGCCGCCGTACTCGAAAAGCTCCACGCAGGCGGCACGCGCCTGGTCGCATTGCGCTCGGCGGGCTTCAATCATGTCGATCTGCATGCGGCCAAGCGCCTTGGCATCGCCGTCACGCGCGTTCCCGCGTATTCGCCGCATGCGGTGGCGGAACACGCGGCCGGCATGATCCTCACGCTCAATCGCCGGCTGCATCGTGCGGTGGCGCGCACGCGCGAAGGCGATTTCTCGCTCAACGGCCTGCTCGGCTTCGATCTGTATGGCAAGACCGTCGGCGTGGTCGGCACGGGTATCATCGGGCGCACGTTCGGCAAGATCATGGCGGGCTTCGGCATGCAGGTGCTCGCCTACGATCCGGGACCGCCCGCCACGGACCTGCTCGAACGCGGCGCGCGCTATGTCGCCCTGGACGAACTGCTCGCGAACTCCGATGTCGTCTCGCTGCACTGTCCGCTCCTGCCCGCGACCTATCACATGATCGACGAACGCGCGCTCGCAAGCATGAAGCGCGGCGCCATGCTCATCAATACCGGACGCGGCGGGCTCGTGGAAAGCAATGCGTTGATCGGCGCGTTGAAAAGCGGCCAGTTAGGGCATCTCGGACTGGATGTCTACGAGGAAGAAGGCGGTCTTTTCTTCGAAGACCATTCGGACCACTTGCTTCAGGACGACGTGCTCGCGCGTCTCCTCACGTTTCCGAACGTCATCATTACCGCGCATCAGGCGTTTTTTACGCGCGAGGCGTTGATCGAGATTGCATCGACCACGCTCGGCAACCTCATCGCGTGGGCGAACGGCACGCCGCGTAATCTGGTCGATGCCCCCGCCGCCTGA
- a CDS encoding LysR family transcriptional regulator: MNQIHAMRVFVRVADTESFRRAAQQLDVSNALVTRAIAMLEAHLRTRLINRTTRNLSLTEAGTRYLEGCRALLEELDHLESAVTHTEGEPSGTLRVVASSALSLLTLTPLIDGFRKLYPKVNVRLTLAERHVDLVEDGYDVGIVTAFMVSSTALVERPVGNNALVPVATPAYLAEHGTPTTPTDLQSMPSVGLPSEIRSSSWHFRHRHGAADQVALAPVYSVNSALMVRLATMRDMGFSILPEGIVNRDIADGTLVRLLPEYTIDDPEMKVSIVYPGRQYLPAKTRFFIDYALERLTQEVTSASSKPDEIYRPTPPAFKPAPGAGVTPAVTSATHH; this comes from the coding sequence ATGAATCAGATCCATGCAATGCGAGTTTTCGTTCGGGTAGCCGATACCGAAAGCTTCAGACGAGCCGCCCAGCAACTAGACGTCTCAAATGCCTTGGTGACACGGGCAATTGCCATGCTCGAAGCGCATTTGCGAACGCGTTTGATTAACCGGACCACGCGAAATCTTTCTCTCACGGAAGCCGGCACACGCTATCTCGAAGGCTGTCGGGCTCTGCTGGAAGAATTGGATCATCTTGAGTCGGCAGTTACCCATACCGAAGGCGAACCTAGCGGCACTTTGCGCGTGGTGGCATCGAGTGCGCTTTCACTCCTAACCCTTACTCCGTTAATCGACGGATTCAGAAAGCTTTATCCGAAAGTCAATGTGCGCTTGACGCTCGCCGAACGTCACGTCGATCTCGTCGAAGACGGCTATGACGTGGGAATCGTCACCGCGTTCATGGTGTCGAGCACCGCGCTCGTGGAACGTCCCGTCGGCAATAACGCGCTCGTGCCCGTTGCCACGCCCGCGTATCTCGCCGAACACGGCACGCCCACCACGCCAACCGATCTACAGTCCATGCCGTCCGTTGGGCTACCCAGCGAGATACGAAGTTCTTCCTGGCATTTCCGGCACCGCCATGGAGCAGCGGACCAAGTCGCCCTCGCTCCCGTCTACTCGGTCAACAGTGCGCTGATGGTGCGCCTCGCGACGATGCGTGACATGGGCTTTTCGATCCTGCCCGAAGGCATCGTCAACCGGGATATCGCAGACGGCACGCTCGTGCGGCTCTTGCCCGAGTACACCATCGACGACCCGGAGATGAAAGTGTCGATCGTCTATCCGGGACGTCAATATCTGCCTGCCAAGACGCGCTTTTTCATCGACTACGCGCTTGAAAGGCTCACTCAGGAAGTGACTTCCGCATCGTCCAAGCCAGATGAAATCTACCGGCCGACGCCCCCCGCCTTCAAGCCCGCACCGGGCGCAGGCGTGACGCCTGCCGTCACCTCTGCGACCCACCACTGA
- the aspT gene encoding aspartate-alanine antiporter gives MLWTLLKAQPEIALFASLAIGFFIGSFKLGPIQLGGVCGTLIVALILGQSGARISPDLKNIAFALFIFALGFTGGPQFFANVGRGWRYGILSLVEVVVVVALVLLSVRLLRLDPGTAAGLLAGGATESAVIGTASEAIGRLGLPAAEIARLQANIVTAYSVSYLFGLVTIVLFSSQFAPLILRVNLRDEAERVWRKLGGDGALSEGQTLAAPPLAGRELKVTAGAGQSIGDLEKRFGNNISVQRVLRDRSVIKAQPSVILKANDRVMVGGRREAIVEALPAIGEEVFGGGVSDVYVEKVDVMLTARALHGLTLAQARARAAPGEGRGVFVAAVTRLDSTIPALPGTQLHRGDVLTLVGNKEDVARGASKLGYIIRATQKTDFVYLGLGVIAGIAIGRFSARVGGIDITLGTGGGCLLAGLLFGWIRSRYPLIGSLPSAAAQILKDFGLCTFIAAVGLSAGADALRLIREFGVALPLAGIVITLGPALASLFIGRMLLKLEVPMLLGAIAGQQCSTPAISALVGVTGNATPVIGYTITYAISNVLLPLLGPLVVGLASKLG, from the coding sequence ATGCTGTGGACTCTGTTAAAGGCGCAACCGGAAATAGCCCTCTTCGCGAGTCTCGCGATTGGTTTTTTTATTGGTTCTTTCAAACTCGGGCCGATTCAGCTCGGCGGCGTTTGCGGCACGCTCATCGTCGCATTGATTCTCGGGCAAAGCGGCGCGCGAATTTCCCCCGATCTGAAAAATATCGCTTTTGCGCTTTTTATCTTTGCGCTCGGCTTCACGGGCGGCCCGCAGTTTTTCGCGAATGTCGGACGCGGCTGGCGCTACGGCATTCTCTCACTCGTGGAGGTCGTCGTAGTGGTGGCGCTCGTGCTCCTGAGCGTGCGCCTGCTCAGGCTCGATCCCGGCACGGCGGCGGGACTTCTGGCCGGCGGCGCCACCGAATCGGCCGTGATCGGCACGGCGTCCGAGGCCATCGGGCGGCTTGGGCTTCCGGCCGCGGAAATCGCGCGCTTGCAGGCGAATATCGTGACCGCGTACAGCGTGAGCTACCTGTTCGGGCTCGTCACGATCGTGCTCTTTTCGAGCCAGTTCGCGCCGCTCATCCTGCGCGTTAATCTGCGCGATGAAGCCGAGCGCGTGTGGCGCAAGCTCGGTGGCGACGGCGCGCTGTCCGAAGGGCAGACGCTTGCCGCGCCGCCTCTCGCCGGACGCGAACTGAAAGTGACGGCGGGCGCGGGCCAGTCCATCGGCGATCTTGAAAAGCGCTTCGGCAACAACATCAGCGTGCAGCGCGTGTTGCGCGACCGCTCGGTCATCAAGGCGCAGCCGTCGGTCATCCTGAAGGCGAACGACCGCGTGATGGTCGGCGGCCGCCGCGAGGCGATCGTCGAGGCACTGCCCGCCATCGGCGAGGAAGTGTTCGGCGGCGGCGTCTCGGATGTCTACGTCGAGAAAGTCGATGTCATGCTCACAGCGCGCGCGCTGCACGGCCTCACGCTTGCCCAGGCGCGCGCCCGCGCCGCGCCGGGCGAAGGGCGCGGCGTCTTCGTCGCGGCCGTGACCCGTCTGGACAGCACCATTCCCGCGTTGCCCGGCACGCAACTGCATCGCGGCGATGTGCTGACGCTCGTCGGCAACAAGGAAGATGTCGCGCGCGGCGCGTCGAAGCTCGGCTACATCATCCGCGCGACCCAAAAAACCGACTTCGTGTATCTCGGGCTCGGCGTGATCGCGGGCATCGCGATTGGGCGGTTTTCTGCGCGTGTCGGCGGCATCGACATCACGCTCGGCACGGGCGGCGGTTGTCTTCTCGCGGGTCTTCTGTTCGGCTGGATTCGTTCGCGCTATCCGTTGATCGGCTCGTTGCCATCCGCTGCCGCGCAGATTCTCAAGGACTTCGGGCTGTGCACCTTCATCGCGGCGGTGGGCTTGTCGGCGGGCGCGGACGCGCTGCGGCTGATTCGCGAATTCGGTGTCGCGCTGCCGCTTGCGGGTATCGTCATCACGCTGGGGCCCGCGCTCGCGTCGCTTTTTATCGGCAGGATGCTGCTCAAGCTCGAAGTGCCGATGCTGCTCGGCGCGATCGCCGGCCAGCAGTGCAGCACGCCCGCCATCAGCGCGCTCGTCGGCGTGACGGGCAACGCGACGCCCGTGATCGGCTACACCATCACCTATGCGATCTCGAACGTGCTGCTGCCGCTGCTCGGGCCGCTCGTCGTCGGGCTGGCAAGCAAGCTCGGCTGA